A single Triticum dicoccoides isolate Atlit2015 ecotype Zavitan chromosome 2A, WEW_v2.0, whole genome shotgun sequence DNA region contains:
- the LOC119357289 gene encoding serine/threonine-protein kinase SAPK5-like, with protein sequence MEKYEPVREIGSGNFGVAKLMRNRDTRELVAMKFIERGYRIDENVFREIVNHRSLRHPNIIRFKEVVLTPTHLGIVMEYAAGGELFERICDAGRFHEDEARYFFQQLVCGVSFCHAMQICHRDLKLENTLLDGSPAPRLKICDFGYSKSSVLHSRPKSTVGTPAYIAPEVLSRREYDGKHADVWSCGVTLYVMLVGGYPFEDTKDPKNFRKTIARIMSVQYKIPEYVHVSQTCRHLLSRIFVADPRKRITMAEIKAHPWFLKNLPRELKEEAQQAYYNRRHVDVAPSSNGSAAGASAAASSNGAAAVPAPAPAYSAQSVEEIMKIVQEAQTVPKPDKPVSGYGWGTDDGEASDEEDGNQEGEEEEYGEDEYDRTVREVHASGDFGMSKLQI encoded by the exons ATGGAGAAGTACGAGCCGGTCCGGGAGATCGGGTCCGGCAACTTCGGGGTGGCCAAGCTGATGCGCAACCGGGACACGCGCGAGCTCGTCGCCATGAAGTTCATCGAGCGAGGATACAGG ATCGACGAGAACGTGTTCCGGGAGATCGTGAACCACCGGTCGCTGCGGCACCCCAACATCATCCGTTTCAAGGAGGTGGTGCTCACGCCCACGCACCTGGGCATCGTCATGGAGTAcgccgccggcggcgagctcttcgaGCGCATCTGCGACGCCGGCCGCTTCCACGAGGACGAGGCCCGCTACTTCTTCCAGCAGCTCGTCTGCGGCGTCAGCTTCTGCCACGCCATGCAGATCTGCCACCGCGACCTCAAGCTGGAGAACACCCTCCTCGACGGCAGCCCCGCGCCGCGCCTCAAGATCTGCGACTTCGGATACTCAaag TCGTCGGTGCTCCACTCGCGGCCCAAGTCGACGGTGGGCACGCCGGCGTACATCGCGCCGGAGGTGCTCTCGCGGCGGGAGTACGACGGGAAGCACGCGGACGTGTGGTCGTGCGGGGTGACGCTCTACGTGATGCTCGTCGGCGGCTACCCGTTCGAGGACACCAAGGACCCCAAGAACTTCCGCAAGACCATCGCGCGGATCATGTCGGTGCAGTACAAGATCCCCGAGTACGTGCACGTCTCGCAGACCTGCCGCCACCTGCTCTCCCGCATCTTCGTCGCCGACCCGCGCAAGCGCATCACCATGGCCGAGATCAAGGCGCACCCCTGGTTCCTCAAGAACCTGCCGCGGGAGCTCAAGGAGGAGGCGCAGCAGGCCTACTACAACCGCCGGCACGTCGACGTCGCTCCCTCCTCCAACGGCAGCGCCGCCGGTGCGAGCGCGGCGGCCTCCTCCAATGGCGCCGCCGCAGTGCCCGCGCCCGCGCCGGCCTACTCGGCGCAGAGCGTGGAGGAGATCATGAAGATCGTGCAGGAGGCGCAGACGGTGCCCAAGCCCGACAAGCCGGTGTCCGGGTACGGCTGGGGcacggacgacggcgaggcctccgaCGAGGAGGACGGCaaccaggagggggaggaggaggagtacggCGAGGACGAGTATGACCGGACGGTGCGGGAGGTGCACGCCAGCGGGGACTTCGGCATGAGCAAGCTCCAAATCTGA